The proteins below are encoded in one region of Phaseolus vulgaris cultivar G19833 chromosome 1, P. vulgaris v2.0, whole genome shotgun sequence:
- the LOC137814490 gene encoding expansin-A4-like, whose translation MAFPWGALLTSTLLFSFPIIHAADDSTDKYNKKGDIRKHRPLFKPTVWKQAHATFYEGGSETFGGACGYGDVVKDGYGLDTTALSSILFKEGQTCGACYEIKCTKSGVGCKAGKSSILVTATNLCPPNYDLPSDNGGWCNPPREHFDLAKPAYLKIAEYKAGIVPIQYRRVPCKKEGGIRFTITGNPYFNLVSVWNVGGSGEITEVLVKGEEKVKNWTNLKRNWGQKWESDEMLVGETLSFRVKASDGRYTTSLRIAPKDWKFGQTFVGKNFP comes from the exons ATGGCTTTCCCTTGGGGAGCCCTCTTGACCTCAACATTACTTTTCTCATTTCCTATTATTCATGCAGCTGATGACAGTACTGACAAATATAATAAGAAAGGTGACATCAGAAAGCATCGTCCTCTTTTTAAGCCTACTGTATGGAAGCAAGCTCATGCTACCTTCTATGAGGGAGGCTCTGAAACATTTG GTGGAGCTTGTGGGTATGGTGATGTGGTTAAAGATGGCTATGGCCTAGACACGACGGCATTGAGTTCAATTTTGTTCAAGGAGGGACAGACATGTGGCGCATGTTACGAGATCAAATGCACAAAATCTGGTGTGGGATGCAAGGCAGGGAAATCCTCTATTTTGGTGACGGCTACCAACCTTTGCCCACCAAACTATGATCTGCCAAGTGATAATGGAGGATGGTGCAACCCACCACGCGAACACTTTGATTTGGCCAAACCTGCATATCTCAAAATTGCAGAGTATAAGGCTGGCATCGTCCCCATCCAATATCGCAG GGTACCGTGCAAGAAGGAAGGAGGGATTCGGTTCACCATCACTGGGAATCCTTATTTCAATCTAGTATCAGTGTGGAATGTTGGAGGTTCTGGGGAGATCACAGAAGTGCTGGTGAAGGGTGAAGAGAAAGTCAAGAATTGGACAAATTTGAAGAGAAATTGGGGTCAGAAATGGGAAAGTGATGAGATGTTAGTGGGAGAGACATTGTCTTTCAGAGTGAAAGCTAGTGATGGAAGGTACACTACCTCTCTCAGGATTGCTCCCAAGGATTGGAAATTTGGTCAAACTTTTGTAGGCAAAAACTTCCCTTAA